The nucleotide window CAAAAGGCGGTAGTTTCCTGTATGACGTGGTTATGCCCAAGGTGTACGGCATCGGGCCGCAGTCGTAATCGTCGGGGCTTTGTTTAAAATTCAGCACTGGGATGGCGCTAGCGAAATGCTTATCGTTGGTCTCGGCACTGAAGCATTGATTTTCTTACTTAGTGCGTTCCAGCCTGCTTCACACGAGCCAGATTGGTCGTTGGTTTACCCTGAACTGAGCGAAGGATATGATCCTTCTACCGGAAGCAAAAGCTTCTCTACTTCGGACAACAATAGCATGGGTTTGACCAAGAAATTGGATGACATGCTAAAGGATGCCAACGTGACGCCAGAGGCTATTTCTTCTTTGGGTGCTGGTTTGAACCGTCTGTCGACGACCACGCAGCAACTCTCTTCGCTGGGTGATGCTACTAACGCTACCGAAGAGTACACCACAAAGGTTCGTTCGGCTGCTCAGTCGCTGGAGCGCATCAACGAAGCGTATTCGCAAACGGCTCAGGCTATTGGCGCAATGTCTGAAGCTACTTCTGATGCTCGCGAGTACCACCTGCAGGTGCAGAACGTAACCAAAAACTTGGGCGCTCTGAATGCAGTGTACGAAATGGAGCTGCAGGATGCTAACACGCACCTGAAGTCCATGAACAAATTCTATGGCACTCTGAGCCAGGCTATGGAGAACCTGACCGAAGCTGGCAAAGAAACCGACCAGTTCAAGCAGGAAGTAACTCAGTTGACCAGCAACCTGGGTTCGTTGAACCGGGTGTATGGCAACATGCTCAACGCTATGCGTGCTACCAGCTAATCATAGCGTAGCAAAAGTTTCCGTCCAACACATATAGATTAGGCACGACACGATGGCGGGAGGAAAAGAAACTCCAAGGCAGAAGATGATTGGCATGATGTACTTGGTACTGACTGCACTTCTGGCCCTTCAAGTAAACTCAGCAATTCTACTCAAGTTCAAGTTCCTCGATGACAGCCTTTCTGCAATCAACGATAAGGTTTCGAAGTCGAACGACGGTACGGTAAAAGGTATCCAGGCCCAGGTCGAGAAAAACCATGGTCAACCCCGCGATTTAGCTATCCTGAAAGAAAGCGAAGAGATTCGCAAATCCACTCAGGAGATGGTTGCCTACCTAGGTACTGTACGCGAAAAACTCTTGGCTGCCACTGAAAATACTGGCAAAAACGAGTTTAAAAATATGAGTGCCGAAGACAAGGTGGCTAGCACCATGCTTGGCGGCAAAAAAGACGGCGTTGCCTATGAGATGAAGAATAAGCTGAATGCCTATTCTTCTTACATCGGCAAATATGTTCCAGGTATTGCTCCTTTGGCACTCGATGCCAAGGACGATCCAATGGTTACAGACAAAGAGCAGCGTAACAAGAACTTTGCTGAGCTGAACTTTGAAAATACTCCGGTAGTAGCAGCTTTGGCTACGTTGGCTCAAAAAGAAGCTGAAGTTCTGAAGTACGAGTCGGATGCTCTGGCTGCTCAGTCAGCTAAAGTTGGTGGTACTATCATTGTATTCGACAAAGTTGGTGCTTTCGCTAGCGCAGAGTCGAACACGGTAGCTGCCGGCACTAAGTACAAAGCTGAGCTATTTTTGACGGCTTCGGCGACTGGCCTGAAGCCCTCGATGACCTTGAACGGCAGCCCGCTGACAGTTGGTCCCGATGGCAAAGGTAAAGTGGAGTTCACCGCTCGCCCTGGCTCTTTTGACGCTGCTGGCAACGCCAAAGCCCAGTGGACTGGCACGATCCGCTTTAAGCAGAACGGCCGCGACACTACCTTTAAGGTTAC belongs to Hymenobacter cellulosilyticus and includes:
- the porM gene encoding type IX secretion system motor protein PorM/GldM; protein product: MAGGKETPRQKMIGMMYLVLTALLALQVNSAILLKFKFLDDSLSAINDKVSKSNDGTVKGIQAQVEKNHGQPRDLAILKESEEIRKSTQEMVAYLGTVREKLLAATENTGKNEFKNMSAEDKVASTMLGGKKDGVAYEMKNKLNAYSSYIGKYVPGIAPLALDAKDDPMVTDKEQRNKNFAELNFENTPVVAALATLAQKEAEVLKYESDALAAQSAKVGGTIIVFDKVGAFASAESNTVAAGTKYKAELFLTASATGLKPSMTLNGSPLTVGPDGKGKVEFTARPGSFDAAGNAKAQWTGTIRFKQNGRDTTFKVTVPYTVTKPVMQIQSASVQALYFKCGNKLSVQVPALGAQYKPSFSASGASVISGSKTGDVTLIPNSREVTLSVSSSGNAIGSQTFQVRPIPKPEIKCIVGGREANEKQGTPITAVRNMSLKAVPDAGFATFLPEDARYRVTRYEVTLVRGKRPAIPTRTINGPEANLSDVVNSAREGDRLYIEVKEVRRLNFQDQQEEVNVAKQFNIPLL
- the porL gene encoding type IX secretion system motor protein PorL/GldL; protein product: MLIVGLGTEALIFLLSAFQPASHEPDWSLVYPELSEGYDPSTGSKSFSTSDNNSMGLTKKLDDMLKDANVTPEAISSLGAGLNRLSTTTQQLSSLGDATNATEEYTTKVRSAAQSLERINEAYSQTAQAIGAMSEATSDAREYHLQVQNVTKNLGALNAVYEMELQDANTHLKSMNKFYGTLSQAMENLTEAGKETDQFKQEVTQLTSNLGSLNRVYGNMLNAMRATS